In Patagioenas fasciata isolate bPatFas1 chromosome 20, bPatFas1.hap1, whole genome shotgun sequence, a genomic segment contains:
- the RGS3 gene encoding regulator of G-protein signaling 3 isoform X10, translated as MYHAMVDFSEKYLERAKDMKNRLGIFRRRNESPGANPSGKLDKVLKSLKPTPEEALKWGDSLEKLLLHKYGLAAFRAFLRTEFSEENLEFWLACEEFKKIKSQSKMVSKAKKIFAEYIAIQSCKEVNLDSYTREHTKENLQNISRSCFDLAQKRIYGLMEKDSYPRFLRSDLYLDIINQKKSSSPL; from the exons ATGTACCACGCCATGGTGGACTTTTCTGAAAAATACCTGGAAAG AGCCAAAGACATGAAGAACCGGTTGGGGATTTTTCGGCGGCGAAACGAGTCCCCGGGGGCCAACCCCTCCGGCAAGCTGGACAAAGTGCTCAAGTCGCTCAA GCCCACTCCCGAGGAAGCTCTCAAGTGGGGCGACTCcctggagaagctgctgctgcacaAAT acgGACTCGCTGCCTTCAGGGCCTTCCTGCGCACTGAGTTCAGCGAGGAGAACCTGGAGTTCTGGCTGGCCTGCGAGGAGTTCAAGAAGATCAAATCCCAGTCCAAGATGGTCTCCAAAGCCAAGAAGATCTTCGCCGAGTACATCGCCATCCAGTCCTGCAAGGAG GTCAACCTGGACTCCTACACACGGGAGCACACCAAGGAGAACCTGCAGAACATCAGCCGCAGCTGCTTCGACCTCGCGCAGAAGAGGATTTACGGGCTCATGGAGAAGGACTCGTACCCTCGCTTCCTGCGCTCTGACTTGTACTTAGACATAATTAaccagaagaaaagcagctcccCGCTGTAG
- the RGS3 gene encoding regulator of G-protein signaling 3 isoform X9 — MPFFRDLSKPQPLEFHAEMLLGMQRPHTGSLQRRHTMKEAKDMKNRLGIFRRRNESPGANPSGKLDKVLKSLKPTPEEALKWGDSLEKLLLHKYGLAAFRAFLRTEFSEENLEFWLACEEFKKIKSQSKMVSKAKKIFAEYIAIQSCKEVNLDSYTREHTKENLQNISRSCFDLAQKRIYGLMEKDSYPRFLRSDLYLDIINQKKSSSPL, encoded by the exons ATGCCCTTTTTCCGCGACCTTTCCAAGCCCCAGCCGCTGGAGTTCCACGCCGAGATGCTGCTGGGCATGCAGAGACCCCACACCGGCAGCCTGCAGCGCCGGCACACCATGAAGGA AGCCAAAGACATGAAGAACCGGTTGGGGATTTTTCGGCGGCGAAACGAGTCCCCGGGGGCCAACCCCTCCGGCAAGCTGGACAAAGTGCTCAAGTCGCTCAA GCCCACTCCCGAGGAAGCTCTCAAGTGGGGCGACTCcctggagaagctgctgctgcacaAAT acgGACTCGCTGCCTTCAGGGCCTTCCTGCGCACTGAGTTCAGCGAGGAGAACCTGGAGTTCTGGCTGGCCTGCGAGGAGTTCAAGAAGATCAAATCCCAGTCCAAGATGGTCTCCAAAGCCAAGAAGATCTTCGCCGAGTACATCGCCATCCAGTCCTGCAAGGAG GTCAACCTGGACTCCTACACACGGGAGCACACCAAGGAGAACCTGCAGAACATCAGCCGCAGCTGCTTCGACCTCGCGCAGAAGAGGATTTACGGGCTCATGGAGAAGGACTCGTACCCTCGCTTCCTGCGCTCTGACTTGTACTTAGACATAATTAaccagaagaaaagcagctcccCGCTGTAG